The nucleotide window CCTTGTGATGAGCGGCGTACATGGCAGCTTCCCAAATTTGCCCCTCCTGTTGTTCACCGTCTCCCATGAGTACATAAACCAAGTGCGGGTCGTTGTTCAGCTTTTTGGTTTGCGCAGCGCCTATGGCCACAGAAAGTCCCTGACCTAACGAGCCGGAAGCTACACGCACCCCGGGCAGCCCTTCTTCCGTTGCCGGATGGCCTTGCAGTCGGGAATTGATTTTGCGGAAAGTCGCCAATTCTTCGGTACTGAAATAGCCAAAACGTGCCAATGTGCTGTACCATACAGGCGAAATATGACCATTAGAAAGGAAAAACAAGTCTTCGCCAATGGCATCGGGTTGGAAGCGCGGGTTATGCTTCATGACAGAGCCGTAGAGAGCTACAAAATATTCCGTACAACCCAGCGAACCGCCCGGATGGCCTGATTGAACAGCATGTACCATGCGCAAAATGTCGCGCCTGATTTGTGTGGCAAGCGTTTTTAG belongs to Rhodoflexus caldus and includes:
- a CDS encoding transketolase, which translates into the protein MSDIQKLKTLATQIRRDILRMVHAVQSGHPGGSLGCTEYFVALYGSVMKHNPRFQPDAIGEDLFFLSNGHISPVWYSTLARFGYFSTEELATFRKINSRLQGHPATEEGLPGVRVASGSLGQGLSVAIGAAQTKKLNNDPHLVYVLMGDGEQQEGQIWEAAMYAAHHKVDNLIATVDLNGQQIDGPVSKVMDLMDLGAKYRAFGWEVTECANGNDLEQVIAALQHAKTLTGKGKPVLILMRTEMGYGVDFMMHSHKWHGVAPNDEQLAQALAQLPETELKDY